Proteins found in one Alicyclobacillus cycloheptanicus genomic segment:
- a CDS encoding GntR family transcriptional regulator, with product MTARMAEETHLFEEDFSPIEVKVHQILREQILSGELEAGTRLIERDLADKLHISRTPVREALRKLDAEGLIQIIPRKGGVVLEISNEEIIDMFRILECLESLAVRQAAERITPESRKILESVDETTVESMIHAICQVSRNKRLEEMIKGLADVLHATARVGREQPGRATQATAEHREILAAVKQGDGERAAELVHQHINRSVEAYQQQLKKR from the coding sequence AAGTCAAGGTGCACCAAATCCTGCGAGAACAAATTCTGTCCGGTGAACTGGAGGCAGGAACGCGGCTGATCGAACGCGATCTGGCGGACAAACTGCACATCAGCCGCACGCCTGTACGCGAAGCGCTGCGAAAGCTGGACGCAGAAGGCCTGATTCAGATCATTCCCCGCAAGGGCGGCGTTGTTCTAGAGATTTCCAATGAGGAAATCATTGATATGTTTCGGATTCTGGAGTGTCTGGAGTCGCTCGCTGTACGCCAGGCTGCGGAGCGCATTACGCCCGAAAGCCGAAAAATTCTCGAATCCGTGGATGAGACGACGGTGGAGAGCATGATCCACGCGATCTGCCAGGTCAGCCGGAACAAGCGCCTGGAAGAGATGATTAAGGGACTCGCCGATGTCCTTCACGCCACCGCGCGGGTCGGCCGCGAACAACCGGGTCGGGCGACGCAAGCCACGGCAGAGCACCGCGAGATTCTCGCGGCCGTGAAGCAGGGCGATGGCGAGCGTGCTGCAGAGCTGGTCCATCAGCACATCAACCGCTCGGTTGAGGCCTACCAACAACAGCTGAAGAAGCGCTAG